The following are encoded together in the Jaculus jaculus isolate mJacJac1 chromosome 3, mJacJac1.mat.Y.cur, whole genome shotgun sequence genome:
- the Relt gene encoding tumor necrosis factor receptor superfamily member 19L, with protein MMQQGLLCWPLSCLLMLLPGPLVTPTSITPWLCPPGEEPDPDPGQGTLCRSCPPGTFSTAWGSGPCQPHDRCGLRRRVEVQTGTATRDTLCGHCQPGWFGPLGIPHVPCQPCSRAPLNTGGCEEWGRRARRGVEAAAGASGGGQPRQPKNGTRAGGPEETAAQYAVIAIVPVFCLMGLLGILVCNLLKRKGYHCTAHKEVGPGLAGGSSGINPAYRTEDTNEDTIGVLVRLITEKKENAAALEELLKEYHSKQLVQTSHRPVPRLLPASPSLPHICPHRHHLHTVQGLASLSGSCCSRCSQRKWPEVLLSPEAAAATTPAPSLLPNPARAPKAGAKAGRQGEITILSVGRFRVARIPEQRTSSVASELKTIPEAGSSGSEVPDSPQPGLPPEQRALLGSAGNHTKWLKSPAENKAEESRYVVRLSESSLVI; from the exons CTGCTGCCGGGGCCTCTGGTCACTCCAACATCAATAACGCCTTGGTTATGTCCGCCCGGCGAAGAGCCTGACCCG GACCCAGGGCAGGGCACGCTGTGCAGATCTTGTCCCCCAGGCACCTTCTCCACTGCATGGGGCTCTGGCCCATGCCAACCTCACGACCGCTGCGGCCTTCGAAGGAGGGTAGAGGTGCAGACCGGCACAGCGACTCGAGACACACTGTGTGGCCACTGCCAGCCTGG GTGGTTTGGGCCGCTGGGGATTCCCCACGTTCCGTGTCAGCCGTGCTCCAGGGCGCCTCTGAATACTGGCGGCTGTGAGG AGTGGGGGCGGCGAGCCCGGCGCGGTGTGGAGGCGGCGGCAGGGGCCAGCGGCGGCGGGCAGCCGCGGCAGCCTAAAAACGGCACCCGGGCAGGCGGCCCCGAAGAGACGGCTGCGCAGTACGCGGTGATTGCCATTGTGCCCGTCTTCTGCCTCATGGGGCTGCTGGGCATCCTGGTGTGCAATTTGCTCAAGCGGAAGGGCTACCACTGCACAGCGCACAAGGAGGTCGGGCCCGGTCTCGCGGGAGGAAGCAGCG GGATCAACCCTGCCTATCGGACCGAAGACACCAATGAGGATACCATTGGGGTTCTGGTGCGCCTGATCACAGagaagaaag AGAATGCGGCGGCCCTGGAGGAGCTGCTCAAAGAGTACCACAGCAAGCAGCTGGTTCAGACAAGCCACAGGCCCGTGCCCAG GCTGCTGCCGGCCTCCCCCAGCCTGCCACACATCTGCCCACACCGCCACCACCTGCATACCGTACAGGGCCTGGCCTCGCTCTCTGGATCCTGCTGTTCCCGCTGTAGCCAAAGGAAGTGGCCAGAAGTGCTGCTGTCCCCTGAGGCAGCAGCTGCCACCACTCCCGCTCCCAGCCTCTTGCCCAACCCAGCCAGGGCTCCCAAAGCCGGGGCCAAGGCAGGCCGTCAGGGTGAAATCACCATCTTGTCTGTGGGCAG ATTCCGTGTGGCTCGCATTCCTGAGCAGCGGACCAGCTCAGTGGCATCTGAACTGAAGACGATTCCTGAGGCTGGGTCTTCGGGGAGTGAGGTCCCCGACTCCCCGCAACCTGGCCTTCCCCCTGAGCAGCGGGCGCTGCTGGGAAGTGCTGGAAACCACACGAAGTGGTTGAAGTCCCCGGCAGAGAACAAGGCCGAG GAGAGCCGCTATGTGGTCCGGCTAAGTGAGAGCAGCCTGGTCATCTGA